Proteins encoded together in one Variovorax paradoxus EPS window:
- a CDS encoding tryptophan--tRNA ligase, whose translation MALSSSAPLRVLTGITPSGTPHLGNYVGSIRHSVRQSVAPGVESFFFLADYHALIKVQDPAVIQRSTLEIAASWLACGLDPERVTFYRQSDIAAIPELTWFLTCVTGKGVLNRAHAYKAQLDKNIAKGEDPDADVTAGLFMYPVLMGADILMFNAHKVPVGRDQVQHIEMARDMAQRFNHQYGEHFTLPEAEIDDAVATLPGLDGRKMSKSYGNTIPLFASRAYLQKQIASIVTDSRAPGEPKETEGSALFQIYQAFADADETEMLRKAYADGIGWGDAKQLLFERIEVEVAPLRKRYEALMSDPAEIERILLIGAEKASALSQPFMTRLRHAVGLRNLAAGRDKGNAKAAKVAKPSFKQYRERADGLFYFKLLDARGETLLQSRGFASPQEAGRTIALLQTERGAALATLAEQLEPIDTEQSRAVNEALEALAEATTTTDGS comes from the coding sequence ATGGCCTTGTCTTCTTCCGCTCCGCTGCGCGTCCTGACCGGGATCACCCCGTCGGGCACGCCCCACCTTGGCAACTACGTCGGCTCGATCCGCCACTCGGTGCGGCAGAGCGTCGCGCCCGGTGTCGAGAGCTTCTTCTTCCTGGCTGACTACCACGCGCTCATCAAGGTACAAGACCCGGCCGTGATCCAGCGCTCCACGCTCGAGATCGCAGCAAGCTGGCTCGCGTGCGGGCTCGACCCGGAGCGCGTGACCTTCTACCGCCAGTCGGACATCGCCGCGATTCCCGAGCTCACCTGGTTCCTCACCTGCGTCACCGGCAAGGGCGTGCTCAACCGCGCACATGCCTACAAGGCGCAGCTCGACAAGAACATCGCCAAGGGCGAGGACCCCGACGCCGATGTGACCGCCGGCCTCTTCATGTACCCGGTGCTGATGGGCGCGGACATCCTGATGTTCAACGCCCACAAGGTCCCCGTGGGCCGCGACCAGGTGCAGCACATCGAGATGGCGCGCGACATGGCGCAGCGCTTCAACCACCAGTACGGAGAGCACTTCACGCTGCCCGAAGCCGAGATCGACGATGCCGTCGCCACCCTGCCCGGCCTTGACGGCCGCAAGATGAGCAAGAGCTACGGCAACACGATCCCGCTGTTCGCGTCGCGCGCGTACCTGCAAAAGCAGATCGCCAGCATCGTGACCGACTCGCGCGCGCCCGGCGAGCCCAAGGAAACCGAGGGCTCGGCGCTCTTCCAGATCTACCAGGCCTTTGCCGATGCCGACGAGACCGAGATGCTTCGCAAGGCCTATGCCGACGGCATCGGTTGGGGCGACGCCAAGCAACTGCTGTTCGAGCGGATCGAAGTCGAAGTCGCACCGCTGCGAAAGCGCTACGAAGCGCTGATGAGCGACCCGGCGGAGATCGAGCGCATCCTGCTCATCGGCGCCGAGAAGGCCAGCGCGCTGTCGCAGCCCTTCATGACGCGCCTGCGCCACGCGGTGGGCCTGCGCAACCTCGCGGCGGGCCGCGACAAGGGCAACGCCAAGGCTGCCAAGGTCGCGAAGCCCAGCTTCAAGCAGTACCGCGAACGCGCCGACGGGCTCTTCTATTTCAAGCTGCTCGATGCGCGCGGCGAAACCCTGCTGCAGAGCCGTGGATTTGCTTCGCCGCAGGAAGCCGGCCGTACCATCGCGCTCCTGCAAACCGAGCGCGGTGCGGCACTGGCGACGCTGGCCGAGCAGCTCGAGCCCATCGACACAGAACAATCACGCGCCGTGAACGAGGCGCTGGAGGCATTGGCGGAAGCAACGACCACCACAGATGGAAGTTGA
- a CDS encoding 3',5'-nucleoside bisphosphate phosphatase codes for MSSILNADLHCHSVVSDGTLTPEALAARAAANGVELWALTDHDEVGGQHRAAAAARENGMRYLTGTEISVTFANETVHIVGLGFDPDDAAMTQGLYDTRGGRGKRAQEMSEGLAKVGIHGAYEGALRFVGNPELISRTHFARFLVEQGHCRDTPEVFRKFLTEGKPGYVPHRWASLKDAVHWITAAKGMAVIAHPGRYKFTANEEYALFLEFKAHGGRAIEVVTGSHTPAEYVEYADKALEFDFAASRGSDFHSPDESHCDLGKLPPLPGALTPVWELLGHRIQQ; via the coding sequence GTGTCCTCCATTCTCAATGCCGATCTTCACTGCCATTCCGTGGTCTCCGACGGCACATTGACGCCTGAAGCGCTGGCTGCACGCGCAGCCGCCAACGGGGTCGAGCTGTGGGCCCTCACCGACCACGACGAGGTTGGCGGCCAGCACCGCGCAGCCGCTGCGGCGCGCGAAAACGGCATGCGCTATCTCACCGGCACCGAGATCTCGGTGACCTTCGCGAACGAAACCGTGCACATCGTCGGACTGGGTTTCGACCCCGACGACGCCGCGATGACGCAGGGCCTCTACGACACGCGCGGCGGCCGTGGCAAGCGGGCGCAAGAAATGTCGGAGGGTCTGGCCAAGGTCGGCATCCACGGCGCTTATGAAGGCGCGCTCAGGTTCGTCGGCAATCCCGAACTCATTTCACGCACGCACTTCGCGCGCTTCCTCGTCGAGCAAGGCCACTGCCGCGACACGCCCGAGGTATTCCGCAAGTTCCTCACCGAAGGCAAGCCCGGCTACGTGCCGCACCGCTGGGCCTCGCTGAAGGACGCGGTGCACTGGATCACCGCCGCGAAGGGCATGGCCGTGATCGCGCATCCGGGCCGCTACAAGTTCACGGCCAACGAGGAGTACGCGCTGTTCCTCGAATTCAAGGCGCATGGCGGCCGGGCGATCGAGGTCGTCACCGGCAGCCACACCCCGGCCGAATATGTCGAGTACGCCGACAAGGCGCTCGAGTTCGATTTCGCCGCATCCCGCGGCAGCGATTTCCACAGCCCCGACGAGAGCCACTGCGATCTCGGCAAGCTGCCACCGTTGCCTGGCGCCCTCACGCCGGTGTGGGAACTGCTCGGCCACCGCATCCAGCAGTGA
- a CDS encoding YjbF family lipoprotein, translating into MLDAARLVYNGQTAAQPDFNPAYRYLRTQVGDRTLFMVLGYIDQRAEGPVEVWYSGSGEIVRLLNGQLVGTTGLSTDWRNVRFTGLPAWPTPDATSTSSGSGQGYTRLRDLMPGYRFGIRDEIVRTPISPPQNTSLAGANPASLRWYEERSVSRPSTASLPAARFGISNSSGAPQVVYSEQCLTSDFCMSFEQWTPSAPAAGRSASSGT; encoded by the coding sequence ATGCTGGATGCCGCTCGGCTCGTATACAACGGCCAAACTGCGGCCCAGCCGGATTTCAATCCAGCCTATCGCTATCTGCGGACACAGGTCGGTGACCGCACCCTTTTCATGGTGCTCGGCTATATCGATCAGCGGGCCGAGGGCCCTGTCGAAGTCTGGTACAGCGGCAGCGGTGAAATTGTCAGGCTTCTGAACGGTCAGCTCGTGGGCACCACCGGGCTCAGCACCGACTGGCGAAACGTTCGATTCACTGGACTGCCTGCATGGCCAACTCCCGATGCGACCAGCACCTCAAGCGGTTCGGGCCAAGGCTACACGCGCCTGCGTGATCTCATGCCGGGCTATCGCTTCGGGATTCGCGACGAAATCGTTCGAACTCCCATCTCACCACCACAGAACACCTCCCTCGCAGGCGCTAATCCCGCCTCCTTGCGTTGGTACGAAGAACGCAGCGTGTCGCGGCCATCCACGGCCTCACTGCCTGCAGCCCGCTTCGGGATATCGAACTCGTCGGGAGCACCGCAGGTCGTGTATTCAGAGCAGTGCCTCACCAGCGACTTCTGCATGAGCTTCGAACAATGGACGCCCTCCGCACCGGCGGCCGGTAGATCGGCAAGTTCCGGCACATGA
- a CDS encoding response regulator transcription factor, with protein MRIATLDNERDQLRLVTHTATGLGHECHEYMDGALLLQAVEAQRFELLILHWRLPGIDSPALVKALRRAAGNRLPILFTTHRADAADMAMSLHAGADDFMISPISGAELEARICGLQRRSEPALHEPQLAFGPYQFLPAWRTVKLNGVRVELRSREYDLALFLFQNTGRLLSREQLYQAIWGADFRALSRSLDTHLSRVRAKLDLRPANGFLLAALRGFGYRLETVSAQEDVQAGPAPILQERPMKANSATTKSYTFVHAPEREMGCGALVRRATLDLKDI; from the coding sequence ATGCGCATAGCAACACTCGACAACGAGCGGGATCAGTTGCGACTGGTCACCCACACCGCAACGGGCCTCGGCCATGAATGCCACGAATACATGGACGGCGCTTTGCTCCTGCAGGCCGTGGAGGCGCAGCGGTTCGAGCTGCTCATCCTTCACTGGCGCCTGCCCGGCATCGACAGCCCGGCCCTGGTGAAAGCGCTGCGGCGGGCTGCCGGCAACCGTCTTCCAATTCTCTTCACGACGCACAGGGCCGATGCCGCGGACATGGCGATGAGCCTGCATGCCGGTGCCGACGATTTCATGATCTCGCCCATCTCCGGCGCGGAGCTCGAAGCACGCATCTGCGGGCTGCAGCGCCGGTCGGAACCCGCGCTGCACGAGCCCCAACTGGCCTTCGGGCCCTATCAATTCCTTCCGGCATGGCGCACGGTCAAGCTCAACGGGGTGCGGGTCGAGCTGAGAAGCCGCGAGTACGACCTGGCGCTGTTTCTTTTCCAGAACACCGGCCGCCTCCTGTCACGTGAACAGTTGTATCAAGCGATCTGGGGCGCCGATTTCAGGGCGCTTTCGCGATCGCTGGACACGCACCTGTCGCGTGTGAGGGCCAAGCTCGACCTTCGCCCGGCAAATGGCTTTCTGCTGGCGGCCCTGCGCGGATTCGGCTATCGGCTCGAGACGGTTTCTGCGCAGGAGGACGTACAGGCGGGCCCTGCTCCTATATTGCAGGAAAGGCCCATGAAGGCGAATTCAGCCACCACGAAAAGCTACACATTCGTACACGCCCCAGAGAGGGAAATGGGTTGCGGCGCACTTGTGAGGCGTGCTACCCTCGACCTCAAAGACATTTGA
- a CDS encoding LuxR C-terminal-related transcriptional regulator, with protein MSIYVIDDHPLMRDAIVMVLRRLRPAENIVELERLDKLASSVQQRGAPTLFCLDLKLPDTNGVSGVIAVKQVYPNVPIAVYSAAPAADMEDACIEAGADTYIEKSASSNELAAALRGLLMAGSEEADEPPLASSKLSKRQTQLIAMLDKGMSNRDIATDLEISEHTVKVHLWRLFRRLGVKSRTQALHYARTNGLLSG; from the coding sequence ATGAGCATTTATGTCATCGATGACCACCCCCTGATGCGCGACGCGATCGTGATGGTGTTGCGACGCCTGCGACCCGCCGAGAACATCGTCGAGCTCGAGCGGCTCGACAAGCTCGCGAGTTCGGTGCAGCAGCGTGGCGCGCCCACCCTCTTCTGCCTGGACCTGAAGCTTCCGGACACGAATGGCGTCTCGGGCGTGATCGCGGTCAAGCAGGTCTATCCCAACGTGCCGATCGCCGTGTATTCGGCGGCACCGGCCGCGGACATGGAAGACGCCTGCATCGAAGCGGGCGCCGACACCTACATCGAGAAGTCCGCCAGCTCCAATGAATTGGCGGCCGCCCTGCGCGGCCTGCTGATGGCGGGCTCCGAAGAGGCCGACGAGCCGCCGCTCGCGAGCAGCAAGCTCTCCAAGCGCCAGACGCAGCTGATCGCCATGCTCGACAAGGGCATGAGCAATCGCGACATCGCGACCGACCTGGAGATCAGCGAACACACGGTGAAGGTTCACCTGTGGCGCCTGTTCCGCCGGCTCGGTGTGAAGAGCCGCACGCAAGCGCTGCACTACGCCCGCACCAACGGTCTTCTGTCGGGCTGA
- a CDS encoding site-2 protease family protein: MDISNLIQTVLIYALPVIFAITVHEAAHGYVARHFGDNTAEVMGRVTLNPMKHIDPIGTILMPLMLYFATSGAFLFGYAKPVPVNFGRLRHPKRDMIWVALAGPVSNFIQAILWALLFVVLVAAGFDNENFFIQMARGGILVNLVMWAFNLFPLPPLDGGRVLAGLLPSGPAQNFLARIEPYGFFIVMALVIAGVVSTFWLRPLMDAGYFVINLIITPLKALLL, encoded by the coding sequence GTGGATATTTCCAATCTCATACAGACCGTTCTCATCTACGCACTGCCCGTGATCTTCGCGATTACCGTGCACGAAGCGGCCCATGGCTATGTAGCCCGCCACTTCGGAGACAACACCGCCGAGGTGATGGGCCGGGTCACCCTCAATCCCATGAAGCACATCGACCCCATCGGGACCATCCTGATGCCGTTGATGCTGTACTTCGCGACCTCGGGCGCCTTCCTCTTCGGCTATGCCAAGCCGGTGCCTGTGAACTTCGGGCGGCTGCGTCATCCCAAGCGCGACATGATCTGGGTGGCGCTCGCGGGCCCGGTCTCGAACTTCATCCAGGCCATCCTCTGGGCATTGCTGTTCGTGGTGTTGGTTGCGGCCGGTTTCGACAATGAAAACTTTTTCATCCAGATGGCGCGTGGCGGCATCCTGGTCAACCTCGTGATGTGGGCCTTCAACCTGTTTCCGCTGCCTCCGCTCGATGGCGGCCGCGTGCTGGCAGGGCTGCTGCCCAGCGGCCCCGCGCAGAATTTCCTCGCGCGCATCGAGCCTTATGGCTTCTTCATCGTGATGGCCCTGGTCATTGCGGGCGTCGTCAGCACTTTCTGGCTGCGCCCCTTGATGGACGCCGGTTACTTCGTCATCAATCTCATCATCACGCCGCTCAAGGCATTGCTGCTCTAA
- a CDS encoding DMT family transporter: MSQSPGPGIDSAAGAALANARAAQQTSRSKESERILAGIGLVLVAVACFATLDTATKASTAGVPILMGVWFRYAFQAVATTAVLLPLHGTALLRTRHPRYQLLRGALLLVSSTLAFLSLRYMPLAEFTSIVLIAPLVITLLAATTLKEYVSPLRWALVAGGFIGTLVILRPGGEAFSWAILLPIGLVLTNAWFQVLTSKLAQTENPLTMHFYTGWVGALIASLALPFVWTALPSWEWWALLCLMGFMGTVGHFILILAYQRAPASTLTPYLYAQIAFAMLGGWLVFSQVPDRYSLIGISMIAVCGAAGAWLTVRERRVPIEPAES; this comes from the coding sequence GTGAGCCAGAGCCCAGGGCCCGGCATCGACAGCGCGGCCGGCGCTGCACTCGCGAATGCACGCGCCGCGCAGCAGACGAGCCGCAGCAAGGAATCCGAACGCATCCTCGCGGGCATCGGCCTGGTGCTCGTCGCGGTAGCCTGCTTCGCCACCCTCGACACGGCCACCAAGGCGTCGACTGCCGGCGTGCCGATCTTGATGGGCGTGTGGTTTCGCTATGCCTTCCAGGCCGTCGCCACCACCGCGGTGCTGCTGCCGCTGCATGGCACGGCGCTGCTGCGCACCCGGCATCCGCGCTACCAGTTGCTGCGCGGCGCGCTGCTGCTGGTGTCGAGCACGCTGGCTTTCCTGAGCCTGCGCTACATGCCGCTGGCCGAGTTCACCTCGATCGTGCTGATCGCGCCGCTGGTCATCACGCTGCTCGCGGCGACCACGCTCAAGGAATATGTCTCGCCGCTGCGCTGGGCGTTGGTGGCGGGCGGCTTCATCGGCACGCTGGTGATCCTCAGGCCCGGCGGCGAAGCCTTCAGCTGGGCGATCCTGCTGCCGATTGGATTGGTGCTGACCAACGCCTGGTTCCAGGTGCTCACCAGCAAGCTCGCGCAGACCGAGAACCCGCTCACGATGCATTTCTATACCGGCTGGGTCGGCGCGCTCATTGCGTCGCTCGCGCTGCCCTTCGTGTGGACCGCCCTGCCCTCATGGGAATGGTGGGCGCTGCTGTGCCTCATGGGATTCATGGGCACAGTGGGTCATTTCATATTGATCCTCGCCTACCAGCGCGCGCCCGCCTCCACGCTCACGCCGTATTTGTATGCACAGATCGCCTTTGCCATGCTGGGCGGCTGGCTTGTTTTTTCGCAAGTGCCCGACCGTTATTCGCTCATCGGCATCTCGATGATCGCGGTCTGCGGCGCCGCCGGTGCGTGGCTCACGGTGCGCGAGCGCCGCGTGCCCATCGAACCGGCGGAATCCTGA
- a CDS encoding phage holin family protein: MLNNITPFLVHWAITAVSLWVASLLFRGLKFDGTGALVISALLLGLANAVVKPLLIVLTLPLTLVTFGLFLLVINALMILLVAALVKGFKVSGFWTALFASIFISLLSIVIGSFVTSDDPAEKVQMPQSGNWL; this comes from the coding sequence ATGCTGAACAACATCACTCCCTTCCTCGTCCACTGGGCCATCACGGCCGTCTCGCTCTGGGTAGCCAGCCTTCTCTTTCGCGGGCTCAAGTTCGACGGCACCGGCGCGCTGGTGATCTCGGCCCTGCTGCTCGGACTGGCCAACGCGGTCGTGAAGCCGCTGCTGATCGTGCTCACGCTGCCGCTGACGCTGGTGACCTTCGGCCTCTTCCTGCTGGTCATCAATGCGTTGATGATCCTGCTGGTGGCCGCACTGGTGAAGGGCTTCAAGGTCTCCGGTTTCTGGACCGCGCTCTTCGCGAGCATCTTCATCTCGCTCCTGAGCATCGTCATCGGCTCGTTCGTCACCAGCGACGATCCGGCCGAGAAGGTGCAGATGCCACAGAGCGGCAACTGGCTCTGA
- the shkS gene encoding surface-behavior sensor histidine kinase ShkS, with protein MANPSIASLTPAPASADEAESWVRGELIRSLMRSSRSSYIVSVALIPAMVGLSWVDVPRWELLTWLMAGVIATICRAWGSHVYTVRYAGRSSAAQQQFTERYGFIWSTTAVVWGSSILLFFERTPQVNQFMSWLIVAGVATFPLNGLALHPPLLKRYVNTLFITMLGAVVIRLVSVNLHAPQFHYGYLMPILPMLHWFLLLRAGRHIHETARNSLELLFHNHILIKSLTQQRQAAVSAVAMKNRFLASAAHDMRQPVLALSLYADWLRNEPELVLELAPKIVRATHAVNALFDSMFDLARIDSGQVRLHIERVDVPELLHDLELQYRPVAESRGLDFRVHVTEGSFLTDPIRVRRMIGNLLANAIKYTTEGGVLLAARQTRDGMRVEVWDTGIGIAPEHLRDVFLEFYKVADHAGTSDGFGLGLAIVARLSHVLGHPISVRSRLGSGSVFRVALHDADEAVAQARVSASGG; from the coding sequence ATGGCCAATCCGTCGATCGCAAGCTTGACACCGGCACCGGCCTCGGCCGACGAGGCCGAATCGTGGGTGCGTGGCGAGCTGATCCGCAGCTTGATGCGCTCCTCGCGCAGCTCCTACATCGTTTCTGTTGCGCTCATCCCGGCCATGGTCGGGCTGAGCTGGGTCGACGTGCCGCGCTGGGAGCTGCTCACGTGGCTGATGGCCGGCGTCATCGCCACGATTTGCCGGGCCTGGGGCTCGCATGTCTACACGGTGCGCTACGCCGGCCGGAGCTCCGCGGCGCAGCAACAATTCACCGAGCGCTACGGCTTCATCTGGAGCACGACCGCGGTGGTGTGGGGGTCGTCGATCCTGCTGTTCTTCGAGCGCACGCCGCAGGTGAACCAGTTCATGAGCTGGCTGATCGTGGCCGGGGTGGCCACTTTTCCGCTCAACGGGCTCGCGCTGCATCCGCCGCTGCTCAAGCGCTACGTCAACACGCTCTTCATCACGATGCTGGGGGCGGTGGTGATCCGGCTTGTGAGCGTCAATCTGCACGCGCCGCAGTTCCATTACGGCTACCTGATGCCGATCCTGCCGATGCTGCACTGGTTCCTGCTGCTGCGCGCGGGGCGCCACATTCATGAGACGGCGCGCAACAGCCTGGAGCTCCTGTTCCACAACCACATCCTGATCAAGTCGCTCACGCAGCAGCGGCAGGCAGCGGTGTCGGCGGTGGCGATGAAGAACCGCTTCCTGGCCAGCGCCGCGCACGACATGCGCCAACCGGTGCTGGCACTTTCGCTGTACGCGGATTGGCTGCGCAACGAGCCCGAATTGGTGCTCGAGCTCGCGCCGAAGATCGTGCGCGCCACGCATGCGGTGAATGCGCTTTTCGATTCGATGTTCGACCTGGCGCGCATCGACTCGGGCCAGGTGCGGCTGCACATCGAGCGTGTCGACGTGCCCGAGCTGCTGCATGACCTGGAGTTGCAGTACCGCCCGGTGGCCGAGAGCCGCGGCCTCGATTTCCGCGTGCACGTGACCGAGGGCTCCTTCCTTACCGACCCGATCCGCGTGCGCCGCATGATCGGCAACCTGCTGGCCAACGCCATCAAGTACACGACCGAAGGCGGTGTGCTGCTGGCCGCGCGGCAGACGCGCGACGGCATGCGTGTGGAGGTGTGGGACACCGGCATCGGCATTGCGCCCGAGCACCTGCGCGACGTCTTCCTGGAGTTCTACAAGGTGGCCGACCATGCCGGCACGTCCGACGGCTTCGGCCTCGGCCTGGCCATCGTCGCGCGGCTCTCGCACGTGCTGGGGCACCCGATCAGCGTGCGCTCGCGGCTGGGCAGCGGCAGCGTGTTCCGCGTGGCGCTGCACGACGCCGACGAGGCGGTGGCACAGGCGCGCGTGAGCGCCTCCGGGGGTTGA
- a CDS encoding VOC family protein: MLSHVFVGVTDFERAFGFYTALMGELRLKLRFRDDTKPWAGWQSPDAPRPLFLVGAPFDGQEATHGNGQMVALLAADRATVERAHAAALAHGGSCEGPPGLRPHYHPDYYGAYFRDPDGHKLCVCCHTPPITC; encoded by the coding sequence ATGCTGTCCCATGTTTTCGTCGGCGTGACCGACTTCGAGCGCGCCTTCGGTTTCTACACAGCGCTCATGGGCGAACTGCGCCTGAAGCTGCGCTTTCGCGACGACACGAAGCCATGGGCCGGCTGGCAAAGCCCCGATGCACCGCGCCCCTTGTTCCTGGTCGGTGCGCCTTTCGATGGCCAGGAGGCCACGCACGGCAACGGCCAGATGGTGGCGCTGCTGGCCGCCGACCGCGCCACCGTGGAGCGCGCCCACGCCGCAGCGCTGGCCCACGGCGGCAGCTGCGAAGGCCCGCCCGGACTCAGGCCGCACTACCACCCGGACTACTATGGCGCGTACTTCCGCGATCCGGACGGACACAAACTCTGCGTCTGCTGCCACACACCACCGATCACATGCTGA
- a CDS encoding L-threonylcarbamoyladenylate synthase, which yields MAQYFEVHPENPQQRLLKQAVTLLARGEIVAVPTDSSYALACHLDDKDAVDQLRRIRQVDEKHHLTLLCRDLSELANYARVDNKQYRLLKAATPGPYTFLLEATKEVPRRVSHPQRKTIGLRVPDHKVLLELLALHGAPLLATTLIAPGETEALNDAQTIRERFEKQIGAVIDAGACPSQPTTVVDLTPMGTGDDPVVVRQGRGALAVLGL from the coding sequence ATGGCCCAGTACTTCGAAGTCCATCCCGAGAACCCGCAGCAGCGGCTGCTCAAGCAAGCGGTGACGCTGCTCGCGCGCGGCGAGATCGTGGCAGTGCCCACCGACTCCAGCTACGCGCTGGCTTGCCACCTCGACGACAAGGACGCGGTCGACCAACTGCGCCGCATCCGACAGGTCGACGAGAAGCACCACCTGACGCTCTTGTGCCGCGACCTCAGCGAACTGGCCAATTACGCGCGCGTCGACAACAAGCAATACCGTTTGCTGAAGGCGGCGACGCCCGGCCCCTACACCTTCCTGCTCGAAGCCACGAAGGAAGTGCCGCGCCGCGTGAGCCATCCGCAGCGCAAGACCATCGGCCTGCGCGTGCCCGACCACAAGGTGCTGCTGGAACTGCTCGCGCTGCACGGCGCGCCGCTCTTGGCCACCACGCTGATCGCGCCCGGAGAGACCGAGGCGTTGAACGACGCACAGACCATTCGCGAGCGCTTCGAAAAGCAGATCGGCGCAGTCATCGATGCCGGCGCCTGCCCTTCGCAGCCGACCACCGTGGTTGACCTCACGCCCATGGGCACGGGCGACGATCCGGTCGTGGTGCGGCAGGGACGCGGAGCGCTTGCAGTGCTCGGTCTCTGA
- a CDS encoding transporter has protein sequence MSSAFHDLAAQSYGGDEAGLICGYLFDAAAPEPARSIDSAQAAAWLGAQPEDTVVDDGNRAYVWLHFNLSHAQAERWLVRHANLSDTFYETLHEGLPSTRIERADDSLIAVINDVHFEFSFEPSDISTLWISVGPRLVVTARTKPLRSVDALRTAVKAGDAPRSSTELLEHLLRAQADVLVKIVRGVTSRIDRIEDELLAGRLDHKRARLGVLRRLLVRLQRLLAPEPAALFRLLQGPPTWMAEPDVQELRGSTEEFSVVLRDMQALQERIKLLQEEIAANVNEDNNRSLFVLTVVTVLALPINILAGLFGMNVGGIPLAEHKHGFWIVVAIVASFTAVAAWAAFRKKR, from the coding sequence TTGTCGTCGGCATTTCATGATCTCGCCGCCCAGTCGTATGGGGGCGACGAAGCCGGGCTGATCTGCGGCTACCTTTTCGACGCTGCGGCGCCGGAGCCTGCGCGGTCGATCGATTCGGCGCAGGCGGCGGCGTGGCTTGGCGCGCAGCCCGAAGACACCGTTGTCGATGACGGCAATCGTGCGTATGTGTGGCTGCATTTCAACCTGAGCCATGCGCAGGCCGAACGCTGGCTGGTGCGGCACGCGAATCTCTCCGACACCTTCTACGAAACGCTGCACGAAGGCCTGCCCTCCACGCGCATCGAACGTGCGGACGATTCGCTGATCGCGGTCATCAACGACGTGCACTTCGAGTTCAGCTTCGAGCCCTCGGACATCTCCACGCTGTGGATCAGCGTGGGCCCGCGCCTCGTGGTCACGGCGCGCACCAAGCCCCTGCGCTCGGTCGATGCGCTGCGCACCGCGGTGAAGGCGGGCGACGCGCCTCGCTCCAGCACCGAGCTGCTCGAACACCTGCTGCGTGCGCAGGCCGATGTGCTGGTGAAGATCGTGCGCGGCGTCACTTCGCGCATCGACCGCATCGAAGACGAGTTGCTCGCCGGCCGCCTCGATCACAAGCGTGCGCGGCTCGGCGTGCTGCGGCGGTTGCTGGTGCGGCTGCAGCGCCTGCTGGCGCCGGAGCCGGCCGCCCTCTTTCGTCTGCTGCAGGGCCCGCCCACCTGGATGGCCGAGCCCGATGTGCAGGAACTGCGCGGATCGACCGAGGAGTTCTCGGTGGTGCTGCGCGACATGCAGGCGCTGCAGGAGCGCATCAAGTTGCTGCAGGAAGAAATAGCAGCCAACGTCAACGAGGACAACAACCGCAGCCTCTTCGTGCTGACGGTGGTGACGGTGCTGGCGCTGCCGATCAACATCCTCGCGGGCCTGTTCGGCATGAACGTGGGCGGCATTCCGCTCGCGGAGCACAAGCACGGCTTCTGGATCGTGGTGGCAATCGTTGCGAGCTTTACCGCGGTGGCGGCGTGGGCAGCATTCCGCAAGAAGCGCTGA